CAATTCAACAATTGAACGACTTGATCTTGACGGACTGCGTATAAGATCCCTTGGACCTATTACAACTATGCTCAATCTTAAACGTCTAGATATCAATGGCACACAAATTACTGATATCGCTGGAATTGATAAACTTACAGGTCTTGAAGATCTTAGTATTTCAGGTTTGAGGTTAAACGATTACAGCCCTATAAAAAATCTCCCCTTCTTGGAATGGTTATCTATCAGTAACACTAATTGGACCACCGAACAAATAAATAATCTAGTTTCTCCTGGAAGTTTTCAGTATTTAAAAGGACTTACATGCTACCAATGTAATCTAACAGATATATCTTTTGTAAAAAATCTTCCTTATATTGAACGACTAGAACTTTTCGATAATAAAATTTCTGATATTTCACCCGTTTACGATTTACAATATCTGAACTCTTTAACATTAGAAAGAAACCAAATTCGAGATATTACTGGTTTTGCAGAAATGATAGGTTTTGGTTACGACTCATACATAAGAGTGTATGATAACCCATTAACAGCAGAGTCTATTGAAGTAGCAAGGAATATGGAAAGTCGTGGTGTTTTCATAGAATATCCACAATTTGCAACACCAACCCCCACACCATTACCAACACCTACACCCACGCCTCCAGCTAACGCAGTACTCTTTAATGATTACAATTTGGAAAAAGGTATCAGGAAAGAAGCTGGCTTAGGGCAAAATGGCTATATTTTGAGGAAAGATGTTGCTGAAATAACTCGGTTAGAATTAGATAATCTTTCCATATATGATATTTCTGGAATAGAACAACTACCAAATCTTACCAACTTAAGGCTTCCAAACAATAATATCACTGATATTTCTCCTCTTAAGAATGCAAAGAAATTAAAAAAATTAAAGCTGAATAACAATAGTATACGAGACCTATCCCCATTATATGAATTGAAACTAGAAAAGATTGATGTTTTTGGAAATAATATTTCAGACCTTAATTTGAATCCTGCAAATCTCAAACACATAATAGACTTAAATATTGGTGACAATAATTTTAATGATGCAAATCAATTGTTTGAAGTTCTAGGCCAACTCGAAAATGTACAGAAACTAGGGCTCTTTAATATTGAGCCTATGGATAATCTAGGATGGATGTCTAATGGAGTTTTTAACACTGATTCTGGTGAAGAAGGTTTATGGAGACTTAATATTATCGGCACTTCAATAACTGATATATCGGACTTATCATCTCTTTCTAATTTCACTGATGGTATATCAGTTGAAGGAGAAGAACCAAGATTTGCTTACAACAGTGAATGTTTGAGTGATGAATCTAAAGAAAAGGTACAAAGTTTTAAAATTGACACCAATGACATGCCAGATCCTAATAATTGTGGATTTCATAACACAACTTCCAGTAATCAAAACTTTAACAACAATCAAAACTTTAATAACAATATAGGTTTCCCAACTTTTAACGGTGGTAGCTTCTTTCAAGATCCTCAATTAGAACAAGCAATTATGCAAGAAGTGGGATTTTCTTATGCCATGTTAAGTGACTTAAATGCACTTAGCGGTATAAATTCGATTAATTTGTCTGGGAGACAAATTTATAGTCTTGAAGGTATTCAAACTTTGATGAATTTGACAGAAATAGATATATCAAACAATAACATTGAAGACCTATGGTGGTTAGAGCCATTATATAATTTGGAGCATATAAATATATCTAACAACCCTATCTATGATATCGGAATGTTACGTAACTTCCCACGATTACGATGGTTAGATATGAGTAGAATAAATAACAATAATTTATGGGATTTAACTGGAGGCAACCTAGGTAGCAGCCTTGAAACATTGATTGTCTATCAATCTGGAATAGATGATAGTCATATGGATGCTTTAACCAACCTTTATAATTTACGTGAATTTATTGCACCAGAAAACAATATATCTCGAGTTGATTCCCTTCGTGGATTAAACAACTTTGCAAATGGCGGGCAAATTATATTGAGCAATAATGGAATTTATGATTTAGGCCCTCTATATGACAATCCAAGTTTATGTTGTGGCCTTATATTAGAAATTATGAACAATCCTCTTAATCAAAATTCTTATGACAATATTGCAAATGAATTACGACGTCGAGGAGTAGAAGTTATTCTAGGAGAAGGTCAATATACGAACAATCAAAATTATAGTAATCAAACATCAACCACTTTTTT
The SAR202 cluster bacterium DNA segment above includes these coding regions:
- a CDS encoding leucine-rich repeat domain-containing protein; this translates as MDHYMNIFNTYDKNIITFVFFALFSLLLFFHMHTGSIVHAQPSGEVVNFPDRQFEIAVREQIGKMSGTIDSSELMFLDELELESRGIRDLTGIEYFPNLDNLRASNNNITDLSPLIGHPSIRIVNLGDNLISDLSPLAQIPNLEWVYLWNNRISDLSPLKGTQIRTLYLNNNMVSDLSPIAEMNRLEDLGISENPSINNVEMLQPLTNSTIERLDLDGLRIRSLGPITTMLNLKRLDINGTQITDIAGIDKLTGLEDLSISGLRLNDYSPIKNLPFLEWLSISNTNWTTEQINNLVSPGSFQYLKGLTCYQCNLTDISFVKNLPYIERLELFDNKISDISPVYDLQYLNSLTLERNQIRDITGFAEMIGFGYDSYIRVYDNPLTAESIEVARNMESRGVFIEYPQFATPTPTPLPTPTPTPPANAVLFNDYNLEKGIRKEAGLGQNGYILRKDVAEITRLELDNLSIYDISGIEQLPNLTNLRLPNNNITDISPLKNAKKLKKLKLNNNSIRDLSPLYELKLEKIDVFGNNISDLNLNPANLKHIIDLNIGDNNFNDANQLFEVLGQLENVQKLGLFNIEPMDNLGWMSNGVFNTDSGEEGLWRLNIIGTSITDISDLSSLSNFTDGISVEGEEPRFAYNSECLSDESKEKVQSFKIDTNDMPDPNNCGFHNTTSSNQNFNNNQNFNNNIGFPTFNGGSFFQDPQLEQAIMQEVGFSYAMLSDLNALSGINSINLSGRQIYSLEGIQTLMNLTEIDISNNNIEDLWWLEPLYNLEHINISNNPIYDIGMLRNFPRLRWLDMSRINNNNLWDLTGGNLGSSLETLIVYQSGIDDSHMDALTNLYNLREFIAPENNISRVDSLRGLNNFANGGQIILSNNGIYDLGPLYDNPSLCCGLILEIMNNPLNQNSYDNIANELRRRGVEVILGEGQYTNNQNYSNQTSTTFLGTDIGYTGGGDGTSFFYEEEGNSRGFLFNVDSTPEWATSLGLNDLNTLLDPTVIAIFGIFITLLGTVAQMARGR